A genomic region of Micromonospora sp. NBRC 110009 contains the following coding sequences:
- a CDS encoding NUDIX hydrolase produces MTIDGFAAPPALVEHARRFQAEGGVPAVPRVAATVLLLRPSGAGFEVYLIRRVAAMTFGGMYAFPGGGVDRSDSQAHLDWAGPEPAAWGDRLGLAPDAAQAVVCAAAREVFEEAGVLLAGPDAATVVGDVSGDDWESARQDLEARRTGFAGLLAGRRLTLRSDLLLPWSRWITPEFEPRRFDTYFFVALLPEGQRTRDVSGEADHTLWLRPADALARASAGELTMLPPTMVTLAEVAAAGDLAGVAELAASRDAATPVTPRLDLPDDGEPRFVLGG; encoded by the coding sequence ATGACGATCGACGGCTTCGCCGCACCCCCCGCCCTGGTGGAGCACGCCCGCCGGTTCCAGGCCGAGGGCGGGGTCCCGGCCGTGCCGCGGGTCGCGGCCACCGTGCTGCTGCTCCGCCCGTCCGGCGCCGGGTTCGAGGTGTACCTGATCCGCCGGGTCGCCGCGATGACCTTCGGCGGGATGTACGCCTTCCCCGGCGGCGGGGTGGACCGTTCCGACTCGCAGGCGCACCTGGACTGGGCCGGCCCGGAGCCGGCCGCCTGGGGTGACCGACTCGGCCTCGCCCCGGACGCCGCCCAGGCGGTGGTCTGCGCGGCCGCGCGGGAGGTCTTCGAGGAGGCCGGGGTGCTGCTGGCCGGCCCGGACGCGGCGACCGTGGTCGGCGACGTCAGCGGGGACGACTGGGAGAGCGCGCGGCAGGACCTGGAGGCCCGCCGGACCGGCTTCGCCGGCCTCCTGGCCGGACGACGGCTCACCCTCCGCTCGGATCTGCTGCTGCCCTGGAGCCGGTGGATCACCCCGGAGTTCGAGCCGCGCCGCTTCGACACGTACTTCTTCGTGGCCCTGCTGCCGGAGGGGCAGCGGACCCGGGACGTCTCCGGCGAGGCCGACCACACCTTGTGGCTCCGCCCGGCGGACGCCCTCGCCCGGGCGTCGGCCGGCGAGCTGACCATGCTGCCGCCGACGATGGTCACCCTGGCCGAGGTCGCCGCCGCCGGCGACCTGGCCGGCGTGGCGGAACTCGCGGCGTCCCGCGACGCGGCCACCCCGGTCACCCCCCGCCTCGACCTTCCCGACGACGGTGAGCCGCGCTTCGTCCTCGGCGGCTGA
- the pstB gene encoding phosphate ABC transporter ATP-binding protein PstB has translation MAKRIEATNVTAYYGGFKAIENINLTVEPKTVTALIGPSGCGKSTFLRSINRMHEVLPGARVEGSLTIDNQDIYDRDVDVTAVRRMIGMVFQRPNPFPTMSIFENVVAGLRLNGVKRKSILEEAAEKALRSANLWDEVKDRLGKPGAGLSGGQQQRLCIARTIAVEPQVVLMDEPCSALDPISTLAIEDLMFQLKDKFTIIIVTHNMQQAARVSDRTAFFSIEKTGDPGRLIEYDNTQKIFSNPSVKKTEDYITGRFG, from the coding sequence ATGGCCAAGCGCATCGAAGCCACGAACGTCACCGCGTACTACGGGGGCTTCAAGGCGATCGAGAACATCAACCTGACCGTCGAGCCGAAGACGGTGACCGCCCTGATCGGCCCGTCCGGCTGCGGCAAGTCGACCTTCCTGCGCTCGATCAACCGGATGCACGAGGTGCTCCCCGGCGCCCGGGTCGAGGGCAGCCTGACGATCGACAACCAGGACATCTACGACCGGGACGTCGACGTCACCGCGGTCCGGCGGATGATCGGCATGGTCTTCCAGCGGCCCAACCCGTTCCCCACCATGAGCATCTTCGAGAACGTGGTGGCCGGGCTGCGGCTCAACGGGGTGAAGCGGAAGTCCATCCTGGAGGAGGCGGCCGAGAAGGCGCTCCGCTCGGCGAACCTCTGGGACGAGGTGAAGGACCGGCTGGGCAAGCCGGGCGCCGGCCTCTCCGGCGGTCAGCAGCAGCGGCTCTGCATCGCCCGCACGATCGCGGTCGAGCCGCAGGTGGTGCTGATGGACGAGCCCTGCTCGGCCCTCGACCCGATCTCCACGCTGGCCATCGAGGACCTGATGTTCCAGCTCAAGGACAAGTTCACCATCATCATCGTCACGCACAACATGCAGCAGGCCGCCCGGGTGTCGGACCGGACCGCGTTCTTCTCGATCGAGAAGACCGGCGACCCGGGCCGGCTGATCGAGTACGACAACACCCAGAAGATCTTCAGCAACCCGAGCGTGAAGAAGACCGAGGACTACATCACCGGCCGCTTCGGCTGA
- the pstA gene encoding phosphate ABC transporter permease PstA: MTTTTVTNHRPRPPAQPATLRARRLPAYAAPTIAVVALLAAAGIVYGAGIGGPVLVVVVAALLYLTGLFLAANAVEGRRAARNRTWSALIHSAFVLAVLPLASVVWTLVSKGVERLDGNFFGTSMNNIGARDANGGAYHAIVGTLEQVGIATLITVPLGVLCAIYVVEYGRGRFAFTIRFFVDVMTGIPSIVSGLFILAFWVLIVSPVFNDGRPGFSGFAAALALSVLMLPTVVRSTEEMLRLVPAPLREGAYALGVPKWKTILRVVLPTALPGIVTGVMLAIARAAGETAPVLLVAGGGAAINFNPFENNQSSLALFVYQQAGDASKYSPARAWTAALTLVALVLILTIAAKLLARRNRLAR; this comes from the coding sequence ATGACCACCACCACCGTCACCAACCACCGCCCGCGGCCGCCGGCGCAGCCGGCCACGCTGCGGGCCCGGCGGCTTCCGGCGTACGCCGCGCCCACGATCGCGGTCGTGGCCCTGCTGGCCGCCGCCGGCATCGTCTACGGCGCCGGCATCGGCGGCCCGGTCCTGGTCGTGGTCGTCGCCGCCCTGCTCTACCTGACCGGCCTCTTCCTCGCGGCCAACGCGGTGGAGGGCCGGCGGGCCGCCCGCAACCGCACCTGGAGCGCGCTGATCCACTCCGCCTTCGTGCTGGCGGTGCTGCCGCTGGCCTCGGTGGTCTGGACCCTGGTCAGCAAGGGTGTCGAGCGGCTGGATGGCAACTTCTTCGGCACCTCGATGAACAACATCGGGGCCCGGGACGCCAACGGCGGCGCCTACCACGCCATCGTCGGCACGCTGGAGCAGGTCGGCATCGCCACCCTGATCACCGTCCCGCTCGGGGTGCTCTGCGCGATCTACGTGGTGGAGTACGGCCGGGGCCGGTTCGCCTTCACGATCCGCTTCTTCGTGGACGTGATGACCGGCATCCCGTCGATCGTCTCCGGCCTCTTCATCCTGGCCTTCTGGGTGCTGATCGTCTCCCCGGTGTTCAACGACGGCCGGCCGGGCTTCTCCGGCTTCGCCGCCGCGCTGGCGCTGAGCGTGCTCATGCTGCCGACCGTGGTCCGCTCCACCGAGGAGATGCTCCGCCTCGTCCCGGCGCCGCTGCGCGAGGGCGCGTACGCCCTCGGCGTGCCGAAGTGGAAGACCATCCTGCGGGTCGTTTTGCCGACGGCATTGCCGGGCATCGTCACCGGCGTGATGCTCGCCATCGCGCGGGCCGCCGGCGAGACCGCCCCGGTGCTGCTCGTCGCCGGCGGCGGCGCCGCGATCAACTTCAACCCGTTCGAGAACAACCAGTCGTCGCTGGCTCTCTTCGTCTACCAGCAGGCCGGCGATGCCTCGAAGTACTCGCCGGCGCGGGCGTGGACCGCGGCGCTGACCCTGGTCGCCCTCGTTCTCATCCTGACCATCGCGGCGAAGTTGCTGGCCCGTCGCAACCGGCTCGCCCGATGA
- the pstC gene encoding phosphate ABC transporter permease subunit PstC has translation MGQTPQRSAHAGTGGHTVTRSDGWSAGASARVAEIPGTPRTPDNGLGGGGALPRARAFGAEKAFRGLTVAAGTAVLVIIAAIAVFLISKAVPALRANTENFWTYEGWSPNQAQPKFGIGTLAFGTVLSSALALLMAVPVALGIALYLSHYAPRRLGTALGFLIDLLAAVPSVVFGLWGRDIFINPVRDFSVWLNKYFSWIPIFGGDGPFGRSILLGALVLAIMVLPIITSLSREVFLQTPQANEEAALALGATRWEMIRTAVLPYGRPGIIAAVMLGLGRALGETIALAMTLGITFGISFNVIQNGGNTIAANIANAFGEANDTGRGALIASGLVLFAITLIVNITARAIIYRRREFTESAA, from the coding sequence ATGGGTCAGACCCCTCAACGCTCGGCGCACGCCGGCACCGGCGGCCACACCGTCACCAGGAGTGACGGGTGGTCCGCCGGTGCCTCGGCGCGTGTGGCCGAGATCCCCGGAACCCCTCGTACGCCTGACAACGGCCTCGGCGGCGGCGGCGCGCTGCCACGGGCCCGGGCGTTCGGCGCGGAGAAGGCCTTCCGTGGCCTCACCGTGGCCGCCGGCACCGCCGTGCTGGTCATCATCGCGGCCATCGCGGTCTTCCTGATCTCCAAAGCCGTGCCGGCGCTGCGCGCGAACACCGAGAACTTCTGGACCTACGAGGGCTGGTCGCCGAACCAGGCCCAGCCGAAGTTCGGCATCGGCACGCTCGCCTTCGGCACCGTCCTCAGCTCGGCCCTCGCGCTGCTCATGGCCGTGCCGGTGGCCCTGGGCATCGCCCTCTACCTGTCCCACTACGCACCCCGCCGGCTGGGCACCGCGCTCGGCTTCCTGATCGACCTGCTGGCCGCCGTGCCCAGCGTGGTCTTCGGTCTCTGGGGACGGGACATCTTCATCAACCCGGTGCGGGACTTCTCGGTCTGGCTGAACAAGTACTTCAGCTGGATCCCGATCTTCGGCGGCGACGGCCCGTTCGGAAGGTCGATCCTGCTGGGCGCCCTGGTCCTGGCGATCATGGTGCTGCCGATCATCACCTCACTCTCCCGCGAGGTCTTCCTCCAGACGCCGCAGGCCAACGAGGAGGCCGCCCTGGCGCTCGGCGCCACCCGCTGGGAGATGATCCGCACCGCCGTGCTGCCGTACGGCCGGCCCGGCATCATCGCCGCGGTCATGCTCGGCCTCGGCCGGGCGCTCGGCGAGACCATCGCCCTGGCGATGACCCTCGGCATCACCTTCGGCATCTCCTTCAACGTGATCCAGAACGGCGGCAACACCATCGCCGCGAACATCGCCAACGCCTTCGGCGAGGCGAACGACACCGGTCGCGGCGCGCTCATCGCCTCCGGCCTGGTGCTCTTCGCGATCACGCTGATCGTCAACATCACTGCGCGGGCGATCATCTACCGCCGCCGCGAGTTCACGGAGTCGGCCGCATGA
- the pstS gene encoding phosphate ABC transporter substrate-binding protein PstS, with product MKLQRHGAIACLALTAVLGLSACGSDNNEPTGTSASGSAAAADCGKGTLNAQGSSAQKNAMAEWIKAYQQKCAGTTINYEPSGSGAGIQAFIAGTADFAGSDSALKPEEQPQADAKCAGGQAIHLPMVIGPIAVAYNVSGVDNLQLGPATLAKIFAGKVTKWDDAAIKADNPNAKLPSTTIQTVHRSDESGTTDNFTKYLAKTAGADWTFENAKAWKAPGGTGAKGSDGVASAVKGADGSIGYMELSFADNSGLKKAKIKNGAGEFTELTGEAAGKTIAGAKVEGQGDDLKMSIDYNTTEAGAYPIVLVTYEIACSKGLAADKLPLVKGLLGYAASSEGQTQLSELGYAPLPDSVRTKVEAAVKNLS from the coding sequence GTGAAGCTCCAGCGGCACGGCGCCATTGCCTGCCTCGCTCTTACCGCGGTGCTCGGTCTCAGCGCCTGCGGCTCGGACAACAACGAGCCGACCGGCACCTCCGCCTCTGGCTCCGCCGCCGCCGCCGACTGCGGCAAGGGCACGCTGAACGCGCAGGGCTCCTCCGCGCAGAAGAACGCGATGGCCGAGTGGATCAAGGCGTACCAGCAGAAGTGCGCCGGCACCACGATCAACTACGAGCCCTCCGGCTCGGGCGCCGGCATCCAGGCCTTCATCGCCGGCACCGCCGACTTCGCCGGCTCCGACTCGGCCCTCAAGCCGGAGGAGCAGCCGCAGGCCGACGCCAAGTGCGCCGGCGGCCAGGCCATCCACCTGCCGATGGTCATCGGCCCGATCGCGGTCGCCTACAACGTGAGCGGCGTGGACAACCTCCAGCTCGGCCCGGCCACCCTGGCCAAGATCTTCGCTGGCAAGGTCACCAAGTGGGACGACGCCGCGATCAAGGCCGACAACCCGAACGCCAAGCTCCCGTCGACCACCATCCAGACCGTCCACCGCTCGGACGAGTCGGGCACCACCGACAACTTCACCAAGTACCTGGCGAAGACCGCCGGCGCGGACTGGACCTTCGAGAACGCCAAGGCCTGGAAGGCCCCGGGCGGCACCGGCGCCAAGGGCTCGGACGGCGTGGCCAGCGCGGTCAAGGGCGCGGACGGCTCGATCGGCTACATGGAGCTCTCCTTCGCCGACAACTCCGGGCTGAAGAAGGCCAAGATCAAGAACGGCGCCGGTGAGTTCACCGAGCTGACCGGCGAGGCCGCCGGCAAGACCATCGCCGGCGCCAAGGTCGAGGGCCAGGGCGACGACCTGAAGATGTCGATCGACTACAACACCACGGAGGCCGGGGCGTACCCGATCGTCCTGGTGACCTACGAGATCGCCTGCAGCAAGGGCCTCGCGGCCGACAAGCTCCCCCTGGTCAAGGGCCTGCTCGGCTACGCGGCCAGCAGCGAGGGTCAGACCCAGCTCTCCGAGCTCGGCTACGCCCCGCTGCCCGACTCGGTCCGCACCAAGGTCGAGGCCGCGGTCAAGAACCTCTCCTGA
- the mshD gene encoding mycothiol synthase, with protein MSSTPPTADRVARADRLAPVEVAEVLALARTAGDADGADPLDEHVLLRLRDPEAPAVHLTARATDNTLTGYAHLDTTDPTGGIGVELVVHPAYRRRGTGRALARGVLAAASGPLRAWAHGNHPSAAALAVDLGFARARVLWQLRRPLTAAVGEPGLPDGVELRAFRPGEDDEAWLAVNNAAFAEHPEQGRWTLADLRVRLAEPWFDPAGFLLAVESATGRLLGFHWTKVHERPGSARIGEVYVLGVAPTAHRGGLGRALTTAGLAYLRDRRGLDRVMLYVDESNTAAVALYERLGFARWSAHVNYQLG; from the coding sequence ATGAGCAGCACCCCGCCGACCGCCGATCGGGTCGCCCGCGCCGACCGGCTGGCGCCGGTCGAGGTGGCCGAGGTGCTGGCGCTGGCCCGCACCGCCGGCGACGCCGACGGCGCGGACCCGCTCGACGAGCACGTGCTGCTGCGGCTGCGCGACCCGGAGGCGCCGGCGGTGCACCTCACCGCCCGGGCCACCGACAACACCCTCACCGGCTACGCCCACCTCGACACCACCGACCCGACCGGCGGCATCGGGGTCGAGTTGGTGGTGCATCCGGCGTACCGGCGGCGGGGCACCGGGCGGGCGCTGGCCCGCGGCGTGCTGGCCGCGGCGTCCGGGCCGCTGCGGGCCTGGGCGCACGGCAATCACCCGTCGGCCGCCGCGCTCGCGGTCGACCTGGGCTTCGCCCGGGCCCGGGTGCTCTGGCAGCTACGCCGGCCGCTGACCGCCGCCGTCGGCGAGCCGGGCCTGCCGGACGGCGTCGAGCTGCGCGCCTTCCGCCCCGGCGAGGACGACGAGGCGTGGCTCGCGGTCAACAACGCCGCCTTCGCCGAACACCCGGAGCAGGGCCGGTGGACCCTCGCCGACCTCCGGGTACGCCTCGCCGAGCCGTGGTTCGACCCGGCCGGCTTCCTGCTCGCGGTGGAGTCCGCGACCGGCCGGCTGCTCGGCTTCCACTGGACCAAGGTGCACGAACGGCCCGGCTCGGCCCGGATCGGCGAGGTCTACGTGCTCGGGGTGGCGCCGACCGCGCACCGGGGTGGGCTCGGGCGGGCGCTCACCACGGCCGGGCTGGCATACCTGCGGGACCGGCGCGGGCTGGACCGGGTGATGCTCTACGTCGACGAGTCCAACACCGCCGCGGTGGCGCTCTACGAGCGGCTCGGTTTCGCCCGCTGGTCGGCCCACGTCAACTACCAGCTCGGCTGA
- a CDS encoding polysaccharide deacetylase family protein, producing the protein MRATKVRASGTVILVLAALLGSAYALGRSLVPEQPQRSNGVTASRNQQHYAEQPPATDFPAPATVSPSRSAEPQQAGGDGDGPDGSWITTGTSRVALTFDDGPDPQYTPQVLALLNEYGVKATFCVVGQNAQEHPDLIQAIVAEGHTVCNHSWSHDVDLGSRSPDTIRADLLRTSDAIRAAVPNARIAYFRQPGGNWTHPVVSVAEELGMTPLHWAVDPTDWQLPGPQKIITTVLTETRPGSIVLMHDAGGDRSGTVAALHYLLPALLDRFQLEALPTGTT; encoded by the coding sequence ATGCGGGCCACCAAGGTTCGGGCGTCCGGGACGGTGATCCTGGTGTTGGCCGCGCTGCTCGGCTCGGCGTACGCGCTCGGCCGCAGCCTGGTCCCCGAGCAGCCGCAGCGGAGCAATGGGGTCACGGCCAGCCGGAACCAACAGCACTACGCCGAGCAGCCGCCCGCCACCGACTTTCCCGCCCCGGCCACGGTGAGCCCGAGCCGGTCCGCGGAGCCGCAGCAGGCGGGCGGCGACGGCGACGGACCCGACGGCAGCTGGATCACCACCGGCACCTCCCGGGTCGCGCTGACCTTCGACGACGGACCGGACCCGCAGTACACCCCGCAGGTCCTCGCCCTGCTCAACGAGTACGGCGTCAAGGCCACCTTCTGTGTGGTGGGGCAGAACGCCCAGGAGCACCCCGACCTCATCCAGGCGATCGTCGCCGAGGGGCACACCGTCTGCAACCACTCCTGGAGCCACGACGTCGACCTGGGCAGCCGCTCCCCCGACACGATCCGGGCCGACCTGCTGCGGACCAGCGACGCGATCCGGGCCGCGGTGCCGAACGCGCGGATCGCGTACTTCCGGCAGCCGGGCGGGAACTGGACCCACCCGGTGGTGTCGGTCGCCGAGGAGCTGGGCATGACCCCGCTGCACTGGGCGGTCGACCCGACCGACTGGCAGCTCCCGGGCCCTCAGAAGATCATTACGACGGTGCTGACCGAGACCCGGCCGGGTTCGATCGTGCTGATGCACGACGCCGGCGGCGACCGGTCGGGCACGGTCGCGGCGTTGCACTACCTCCTGCCCGCGCTGCTGGACCGGTTCCAGTTGGAGGCCCTGCCCACCGGCACCACGTGA
- a CDS encoding winged helix-turn-helix transcriptional regulator: MELLLLVTARAGEPSAVLPALDLLPHSVRTAPRDVRTLVSGPSPDAVLVDARSELSEARATCRMLHATGLGVPLVAVVTEAGLIALNADWGVDDVILAGAGPAEVEARLRLAVGRLSNATAGAGGSIRAGELTIDPDTYAAKLKGRPLDLTYKEFELLKFLAQHPGRVFTRDQLLREVWGYDYFGGTRTVDVHVRRLRAKLGSEYESMIGTVRQVGYKFVVPPSRSLPESEPAPLPV, from the coding sequence GTGGAGCTCCTGCTGCTGGTGACCGCGCGCGCAGGTGAACCCTCGGCGGTGCTGCCGGCGCTCGACCTGCTGCCGCACTCGGTCCGCACCGCGCCGCGCGACGTGCGCACGCTGGTCTCCGGCCCGAGCCCGGACGCCGTGCTGGTGGACGCCCGCTCCGAGCTGAGCGAGGCCCGCGCCACCTGCCGGATGCTGCACGCCACCGGGCTCGGTGTCCCGCTGGTCGCGGTGGTCACCGAGGCCGGCCTGATCGCGCTGAACGCGGACTGGGGCGTGGACGACGTCATCCTGGCCGGGGCGGGGCCGGCCGAGGTGGAGGCCCGGCTGCGGCTCGCGGTCGGCCGGCTGAGCAACGCGACGGCCGGCGCCGGCGGCTCGATCCGGGCCGGCGAGCTGACCATCGACCCGGACACCTACGCGGCGAAGCTCAAGGGGCGCCCGCTCGATCTCACCTACAAGGAGTTCGAGCTGCTGAAGTTCCTGGCCCAGCACCCGGGCCGGGTGTTCACCCGGGACCAGCTGCTCCGCGAGGTCTGGGGGTACGACTACTTCGGCGGCACCCGCACCGTCGACGTGCACGTCCGGCGGCTGCGCGCCAAGCTCGGCTCGGAGTACGAGTCGATGATCGGCACGGTGCGCCAGGTCGGCTACAAGTTCGTCGTGCCGCCGTCGCGTTCGCTGCCGGAGTCGGAGCCCGCCCCGCTGCCGGTCTGA
- a CDS encoding LmeA family phospholipid-binding protein — MAEAYPAYEERPRRRGRKLLIGFVVLLLVLAGLLVVADRVAVGVAERAIADQVKQQVAKQDAQSAPPKVEVGGFPFLTQVLAGKYQHISIVLTDVQGKVQGDAVSVPRLDVDARDVKASLDTLRSGRGDVVAERVDGRGTVTYDSLAKLLDRPGLKLAEQNGKLAVTAPADILGVKLTINGTADVTVANGKVALRFNDLSAEGLPNLPLAKTMLANYAKGISIDVPLPALPFQLNVRKVEPKPEGLVVTADAKNVPINSVR, encoded by the coding sequence GTGGCAGAGGCCTACCCGGCGTACGAGGAGCGGCCCCGGCGGCGTGGCCGGAAGTTGCTGATCGGTTTCGTCGTGCTGCTCCTGGTCCTGGCCGGGCTGCTGGTCGTCGCCGACCGGGTGGCGGTCGGGGTGGCCGAGCGGGCCATCGCCGACCAGGTGAAGCAGCAGGTCGCCAAGCAGGACGCGCAGTCCGCCCCACCCAAGGTCGAGGTGGGCGGCTTCCCGTTCCTCACCCAGGTGCTCGCCGGGAAGTACCAGCACATCTCGATCGTGCTGACCGACGTGCAGGGCAAGGTGCAGGGCGACGCGGTCAGCGTGCCCCGGCTCGACGTGGACGCCCGCGACGTGAAGGCCTCGCTGGACACCCTGCGTTCCGGGCGGGGGGACGTGGTCGCGGAGCGCGTCGACGGTCGCGGCACCGTCACGTACGACAGCCTGGCGAAGCTGCTCGACCGGCCCGGCCTGAAGCTGGCCGAGCAGAACGGCAAGCTGGCGGTCACCGCGCCGGCGGACATCCTCGGCGTGAAACTCACGATCAACGGCACGGCCGACGTGACGGTCGCCAACGGCAAGGTGGCCCTGCGCTTCAACGATCTCAGCGCGGAGGGCCTGCCGAACCTGCCGCTGGCCAAGACGATGCTGGCCAACTACGCCAAGGGCATCTCGATCGACGTGCCCCTGCCGGCGTTGCCGTTCCAGCTCAACGTCCGCAAGGTGGAACCGAAGCCGGAGGGGCTGGTGGTCACCGCCGACGCGAAGAACGTGCCGATCAACTCCGTACGCTGA
- a CDS encoding Ms5788A family Cys-rich leader peptide produces MGTLLTKRRAVDLCRVTTCLCRPVI; encoded by the coding sequence ATGGGGACGCTCCTCACCAAGCGGCGCGCGGTCGACCTGTGCCGCGTGACCACCTGCCTGTGTCGCCCCGTCATCTGA
- a CDS encoding sulfurtransferase, with the protein MSRDTALVSAEWAEKNIDAAGVVFVEVDEDTSAYDTGHIAGAVKLDWRTDLQDPVRRDFVNQAQFEALLSARGIGNDDTVILYGGNNNWFAAYAYWYFKLYGHRDVKLLDGGRKKWELDARPLVTDAVQRPATTYVAQEPDASIRAFRDEVVAAIGTKNLVDVRSPDEYAGRLLAPAHLPQEQAQRAGHVPTAISVPWSKAANEDGTFKSDDELRKIYAAAGLDDSRETIAYCRIGERSSHTWFVLQELLGHRNVKNYDGSWTEYGSLVGVPVALGDEPGEA; encoded by the coding sequence ATGAGTCGCGACACCGCACTCGTCTCGGCCGAGTGGGCCGAGAAGAACATCGACGCCGCGGGCGTCGTCTTCGTCGAGGTCGACGAGGACACCTCGGCCTACGACACCGGCCACATCGCCGGCGCCGTCAAGCTCGACTGGCGCACCGACCTGCAGGACCCGGTCCGCCGGGACTTCGTCAACCAGGCGCAGTTCGAGGCGCTGCTCTCCGCGCGCGGCATCGGCAACGACGACACCGTCATCCTCTACGGCGGCAACAACAACTGGTTCGCCGCCTACGCGTACTGGTACTTCAAGCTCTACGGCCACCGCGACGTGAAGCTGCTCGACGGCGGCCGCAAGAAGTGGGAGCTGGACGCGCGCCCGCTGGTCACCGACGCGGTGCAGCGCCCGGCGACGACCTACGTCGCGCAGGAGCCGGACGCCTCGATCCGCGCCTTCCGCGACGAGGTGGTCGCCGCGATCGGCACCAAGAACCTGGTCGACGTGCGCAGCCCCGACGAGTACGCCGGCCGGCTGCTCGCCCCCGCCCACCTGCCGCAGGAGCAGGCCCAGCGGGCCGGCCACGTGCCGACCGCGATCAGCGTGCCGTGGTCCAAGGCGGCCAACGAGGACGGCACCTTCAAGTCCGACGACGAGCTGCGCAAGATCTACGCCGCCGCCGGGCTGGACGACAGCAGGGAGACCATCGCCTACTGCCGGATCGGCGAGCGCTCCTCGCACACCTGGTTCGTGCTCCAGGAGCTGCTCGGCCACCGCAACGTGAAGAACTACGACGGCTCCTGGACCGAGTACGGCTCGCTGGTCGGCGTGCCGGTCGCGCTCGGCGACGAGCCGGGGGAGGCGTGA